The genomic DNA AATTAATTACCCTAATTTACCCAGATATTCATGCATGAGGagtaatgattaaaaaaaaaaaaaaaaaaacaggagaaaggagagagaattCTTGTTGTAAAATACTTCAAATAGAGCAGCTGTGACTGTCTTTACAGGGATGAATTTTCAAGCAATTTTAGAGTATCTTTTTAAGCCACAGACTGCctgttttccttttggaaagagTAAGTGTATCCTTCACCTCTGCTGTGGTCAGCTCTTAGGTTTATTTAATAGCTGGAGCTGATTGATGGGGAATTAATCAGTGCTCTGATGATGGCTCGGGGTGTGTCCCCACATTAATCCCGTGTGCTGGAGCACTCTTGGGCCACTGggacaaaacaattcctcctGCTCTGTTATCAGAGTTCTGGCCTTGACTCCAGGCAGATGAAAAGCTTCACGTGttgagctcagctcctgcaggacttctggtatttggggttttgtggggcttttttgtcttgtcaggagctgctgctgctgccgtaCCTCAAACCTGACCAGGGCCTGAACCTCAGCTGGTATTGACAGTGTGGATTTAGGATTCTTGGCTTAAGGACCCTTCCATAGATGATTTTCATAACCCCACCATTGAGATAATTATAAATAGCAGTAGCTGAGCTTTGCTGAAAGATGACAAATAGCAGGGAAAATTCCTCTGGGGCACAGGAGTTCAGTTCCCTATGTTAAAACCATTTTTTTAGAAGACTTGACATGAAGTACCAATGCTGTTTCTGTGCAACAGGCTTGTGCAATTTCTTCtacattttggttttgtcttcTGCTGGCATTAGAATTTTGTAATCTATTTCTGATAACACTGTGTCAAAGCCAGAGAACTTAAAGGGGAAAAGAACAAAGTGGTTTCCACTTGAAAAAACAGAGCTGTTGGAAAGAGAGCATCGGCCCAGTGCTTTCATGAGGTCATGGAtgtcttttttctgttttattaaaaagaagattttttctttctgcagatgATGTTGTATATTAATGACTCCTGGAGAGAGGCCCCTGTGCCATCAGCGCTCAGTTGGAGACACATAAGCTCTTTATAAGAGAGTGCAACACTCCTGCTACAGAAACAGCTTATTTGCTAttagagaggggaaaaaaagtgagttCTCTCTTGAGCTATCACTCAAGCTAAGTATTAAATTTAGTTTCTTTCATGGTGTACTTACTGGTAGGAGAATGAGGGAGAAAAGTAAGATGTTAagcataaaaatacaaaaagttATCAATAGCGtgggctgggttttgtttttaaggtaAAATTATCAGGAAGagaacagtaaaaaaataatgctgTCTTTAGTCACCATGAGCTGTAAAAATCTAAGCAGGGGTGGCTGTGGATTTCTAGCTTGGTTCCTCTCTTTAGGCCTCTTGTTTTCTGAGAATCCTTTAACAGTAAATGGAACTGCTCTGCTTCTTATTCATTACTTCCCCATTTTGGTTGCAGCAGAGTTGAACAGAAGTATCTGGAAGTTACTCTTAATTTAAGATCAGTGTAGCTTCAGCAATTAAAATGGAAAGACTAAAGTTTAAAGAGAAGTTTTAAATTCTGTGAGGATTCTGCTTTTATCAAGGGGTACAGAAGCTGCAATGCTGATGAGTTAAGGGAAAACAACTTTGTGTTTAAAATTTGAGGTGAAGTTTCTCAGTTTATGTATTAGATTGGCAGATGGAATGGCATGGGACAGCTGTGACCTGTACTTTTAGTCTTACCTTCTAATCTTGAAATTCCACAAAATTATGAGTTTCCTTGTAGCAAGTGTTTATCTTCGTATCACAAAGCTGAAATTCTATTTAGATGGTGTCAGGTGTTAAAGAAATATTATTAATGGCTAAAAGTGTTTTAGAAATAGTGCAACGTGAACGCAATCGCTCACCAAATGTCTTTGATGAATTATTTGTTTAACCACTCAATAATGCTGGGAAAAATCATAGGTTTTATTTATGAATGCACTTTCAGCTGGCTCATTCATTTTAAACAGGCATATTTTACTGTTAGAAAAATCTACAAATCTGTGGTGCTTCAAGCACTTTGTGGTAATTTAGATTAAGCATGGTGCATTTTCCAGAAATGTCATTAGATCTCAGAGTTAACTCAGGAAAGCACACCAGAATGTATTCATGTAAAAACCTCATTTATTTATTGTCTAGAAGTTTATCAGTTAATCTTGGTTAGGCATATATACACCCAAGCTGGGAAGAAGAACTGGGGTTTGGAATGAGATCAAAGAATAACTTTATTCTCCTCTGGATCATGTAACACAAACTCTCTAGGAATAAAGGGCAGGGATCAGGAGTAAAATCCCATCAGGGAGGAAGAGTCAGCCTAAGGACATTTGTTCCATTCACTGTATTGTGCTGTTGTACCTGAGAGTAAAATGCTGTTTGCAGTAATACTGAGCTTCATCTTGTTAGTGATCTGATCAATTTCACTTTGAAGAGaatgaatatataaaaaattgCACCTTTTTACTCAGCAGTTCCATTCCTTGTGGATAAAGCTGTTATTTACCTCAATCACACaagtatgtatttttaaaaaaatcttttattacCTGTCTGTCAAAACCAAGAGTAAGCAGAGAACATAACTAAATTCTGTCCTCAGCATTTCATCTTTCAGAGTGAAAATGTCGCTGCAGATGGAAGCCAGGAGACCAGCACAGCaatcagcagcacaagcagtccTCCATCCCTAACCAGGTGCATCATGGTGTAATTTCTTGGCTTTGATCCACATCCCTGGGCTCTAAACCACTCCACCACTTCATCCAAGTTGTACTGCTGGGGCTCATagcccagctccttcctggccTTCTCCATGCTGAAGTAGTGTGTGACACCAGTTTTGTAAACCTCTGTGCGAGTGAGGAGGGGCTGGAAGTTATAAACGTGCCCCACAAGGAAATGAACTCTTTCAGTAAGGAATGCAAAAAAATAGAcaagggagaggggaaggcGCAAGGTTGGGAACTTGTAACCCAAACCTTCCACCAGTGGTCGGAAAAATTCAAAGTTATTGACAGGCCTGCCATCAGAAATGAAATAGGCCTGGCCTGCAGCAATGTGCTGCTTGCTGGCTCTGAGGGCCTCGGAGGCAAGGACGTGAGCCTGGACCAGGTTGTCCACGTGTACAAACTCCACCAGACTCAGAGGGTCTCCATAGACAAATTTAAACAGTCCCCTTTCAATGTAGCTGACTATTCTTGGCAGGTGTCTCTGCTCCCCAGGCCCGTAGATCCCTGCTGGCCGCAGAGCACAGGTCCTCAGGACACCTCTCCCATTTCCCAGCTCAGCACCGTTTGCCTCCAGCACCTTCATCTCAGCTAAGGATTTCGTTCTGGAGTAGTGATCAGGGTGAAGGTGCAGAGGTAGGTAAGGCAGAGACTCATCCCCATTTTCTATAATCTGGCCTCCAAATATCACATTGTAGGTACTTGTATAAACCAGGCTGGGCACTCCCCTGCTCTTGCAGGCCTGGATGACGTTTTCTGTTCCTTTCACGTTAACGTCTTCTATAAGTTTTCGgttcagctgctccctgccagacattCCATAGGAAGCGATATGGAACACGCAGATTACATCTCTGAGAGCTTCTTCCACTTCTGACAGGCAACAGATATCCCCCTGCATGAACTTCATTCCCTCTGGCATGGTTTGAAGGGGCTTCACCACATCAAAGAGGATCACATCCACTCCCTTTTGATATATGGCACAACCTAAACTGAAACATGACAGAAACCATGAGTTAGGATATGGCACCATGGTGCATGAAACATCTCAcctggaaggggaagaagacTATTAACTGTTTTTATGCTGATTATTTTTCTGGTGGGAGTCTTTTAAATGCTCAGCCCCCCACTACAGGGAATATTCAGCTGTGATAGTTTAGGTACTGAACTGATTTCTCACATTCCATCAATActtggagaaaaaggagaaaaagaaaaaagagggagaaCTGCTGTAAATGAAAATTCTGAAGAGATTAGCAACAGCAATTTTCAAACGTGTGActattgccaaatattttttataaaaacaagCTTTACTTGTTTTATCTTACTGCTTTTGTACCATCCCAGTTCTAGCAAAACAACAGGGTGGTCTTTGCCATTGTGTTCAAAATTTACAGAGGAGTGGGAGAGAAGCTTCTAAGCTGCTGTGAATGCTTTGCCACATGTCTACATTTCACTCCAAGTCACAGGTATTGACACAAAGTGTAACTCTGGTGtttctcttcccctttcctACATTTTTGTATGTCTATTGTGTTTTAAGGGTGTGAGAGTGGAGGGAAAAGCCAAGCAGAAGTCAGATAGGCATCTcctgagaatttttttccttcccctgacTTGAAATtgactttattttctgcttctgactGTGATCTCTCTCCCTCTGTGAGCAGTTATAGTCTAGGGCTCaaaataggattttttctttacatGGGCTGCAGCAAGGGAAAATGGATTCCACGATATGTGCACCTTATTAACAACCCTAATTCTAAACCACCACTGTTCATGAAAGTAATATATTCTTGAGAGTTCAGCTGGAGTTGTTAACCTATAGAGCTAAGCATACGTGTAACTATTTGCaggtgaaaagaaaacaagtgtAGGCTTGTCCTTCAGAGCGGGCTGACGGTGGTGATCCCAGCCCTCTACAGAGATGAGCACACAGGTAAATAAATGtctgccaggcagctgctgccagacaTTTGGAAAGGGGATAACAGCTTTACTTACAGCCTCTGGAAACAGAGTGACTGAGGTTGTTTAAAACTGAGGCCCCGAGTGAACCAGAAGATGGGAACACCTGGATCAGGTGTCTCAGGCCCACAGGTCTCCCTTTTACAGACGGATTttgctgcctccccagcagcaacCTCTTACATTTATTCCTGTATGTATTAACTATTTAATGCACTAACCGGAAGCCAAAATAACCCCCTCCTCCAGTAATGAGGACTCTTTCCTTGGCAGCGTTTCCTTCTtccatcctccttcccttcGCACCGTGTGCTGGAACTGACCTACAAAACACACCGCAAACACACCCATAAAAACCAGTCCGCGTTTTACCATCGCTGCACATTCCCGTCCTTATCCACCGCTCTCGTTCGCGCTTTAATTCCGGCCCTTCCCCGGGGAGCAGGAGGCGATTCAGGGCCCGGATGGCTCccaagggagggagggaggctgtCCCCGATGAGGGAGCgccgtgccagccccgggcCCCCGTACCTGCGGCGCT from Melospiza georgiana isolate bMelGeo1 chromosome 14, bMelGeo1.pri, whole genome shotgun sequence includes the following:
- the SDR42E1 gene encoding short-chain dehydrogenase/reductase family 42E member 1 yields the protein MEEGNAAKERVLITGGGGYFGFRLGCAIYQKGVDVILFDVVKPLQTMPEGMKFMQGDICCLSEVEEALRDVICVFHIASYGMSGREQLNRKLIEDVNVKGTENVIQACKSRGVPSLVYTSTYNVIFGGQIIENGDESLPYLPLHLHPDHYSRTKSLAEMKVLEANGAELGNGRGVLRTCALRPAGIYGPGEQRHLPRIVSYIERGLFKFVYGDPLSLVEFVHVDNLVQAHVLASEALRASKQHIAAGQAYFISDGRPVNNFEFFRPLVEGLGYKFPTLRLPLSLVYFFAFLTERVHFLVGHVYNFQPLLTRTEVYKTGVTHYFSMEKARKELGYEPQQYNLDEVVEWFRAQGCGSKPRNYTMMHLVRDGGLLVLLIAVLVSWLPSAATFSL